A part of Microbulbifer sp. MI-G genomic DNA contains:
- a CDS encoding amidohydrolase, whose protein sequence is MQLYSRVFGRSIAVVLFTSVLLSACGEKKSGEHGQRSLDFARLDAFPSTYAINQSRPVLIQGATLLTGTGAQVEKADLLLEDGKITQIGKVLKAPKGVLIIDGEGKWVTPGIIDVHSHLGDYPVPSIESSQDGNEMTSPNTAQVWAEHSVWTQDPQFPLALAGGVTTLQVLPGSANLFGGRSVTLKNVPGRSVQDMKFPGAPYGLKMACGENPKRVYGGKGTSPATRMGNVAGYRSAWIEASHYKKKWEDYVENGGEEPKRDLGLETLAGVLNGDILVHNHCYRGEEMAVMLDIADEFDFHISTFHHAVEAYKVADLLAEHNVCAAMWADWWGFKHEAFDMTEANIAIVDQARACAMIHSDSGVGVQHLNQEVAKAMAAGQRAGFDIQPKDAVAWMTLNPARALGIDGQTGSLEMGKMADVVVWSGNPFSVYTQVEQVFIDGELMYDHADAKRQPRSDFELGILNAEGERL, encoded by the coding sequence ATGCAGCTGTATTCTCGAGTTTTCGGGCGCAGTATCGCGGTTGTGCTTTTTACCTCGGTGCTGCTTTCTGCGTGCGGTGAGAAGAAAAGCGGTGAGCACGGGCAGAGATCCCTGGATTTCGCCCGTCTTGATGCTTTTCCCTCCACCTATGCGATCAACCAGTCTCGCCCTGTCCTGATTCAGGGAGCTACATTACTTACCGGTACCGGTGCGCAAGTGGAAAAAGCGGACCTGTTGCTGGAAGATGGCAAAATTACCCAGATTGGCAAAGTCCTCAAGGCGCCCAAAGGAGTCTTAATCATTGATGGTGAGGGCAAATGGGTCACCCCCGGTATTATCGATGTGCATTCCCACCTGGGGGATTACCCGGTACCGTCCATCGAGTCCTCCCAGGATGGCAACGAAATGACCTCCCCCAACACGGCGCAGGTTTGGGCAGAGCACTCGGTATGGACCCAGGACCCGCAGTTTCCCCTGGCCCTGGCCGGTGGTGTCACCACTCTCCAGGTTCTTCCCGGCTCTGCCAATCTCTTTGGCGGACGCAGTGTCACTCTCAAGAACGTACCGGGCCGCAGCGTACAGGATATGAAATTTCCCGGAGCCCCCTACGGGCTGAAAATGGCCTGTGGTGAAAACCCAAAACGCGTCTACGGTGGCAAGGGGACTTCCCCTGCCACCCGCATGGGGAATGTAGCCGGCTATCGCAGTGCCTGGATAGAGGCGAGTCATTATAAGAAGAAGTGGGAAGACTATGTCGAGAACGGTGGTGAAGAGCCTAAGCGTGATTTGGGGCTCGAGACCCTGGCCGGTGTACTTAATGGCGATATCCTGGTGCACAACCATTGTTATCGCGGAGAAGAAATGGCCGTGATGCTGGATATTGCCGATGAGTTCGATTTCCACATCTCCACATTCCACCATGCTGTCGAGGCCTACAAGGTGGCGGACCTGCTTGCTGAGCACAACGTTTGTGCGGCTATGTGGGCAGATTGGTGGGGTTTCAAGCATGAGGCCTTTGATATGACAGAGGCCAATATCGCCATTGTCGATCAGGCCAGGGCCTGTGCAATGATTCACTCGGACTCCGGTGTGGGTGTGCAGCATCTGAATCAAGAGGTGGCCAAGGCAATGGCTGCTGGCCAGCGAGCGGGCTTCGATATTCAACCCAAAGATGCCGTTGCCTGGATGACACTCAACCCGGCGAGAGCCCTGGGTATCGACGGGCAGACCGGCAGCCTGGAGATGGGCAAGATGGCTGATGTGGTGGTCTGGTCCGGTAACCCCTTTAGTGTCTACACCCAGGTGGAGCAAGTGTTTATCGATGGTGAGCTGATGTACGACCACGCCGATGCTAAGCGTCAACCGCGCAGTGATTTTGAGTTGGGTATTCTCAATGCCGAGGGAGAACGACTGTGA
- a CDS encoding amidohydrolase family protein — protein MNKLVVFYILALGLCFGSAQAETILIKGAKVHTLSDKGSLDTADILIADGRIVQVGSSLDASAERVINASGKVVTPGIIAPISELGLVEISAASTTNDHSVTGESIGSAFNPLPAYNPKSTLIPFNRAGGVTSAVVFPSISPWDGGAVEAQRVFAGRSFAIKLNSEFDSVEARDVAQKAYLGEAGAQLAGGSRASAYAKVESALREALEYRENRSAIRRGEWRQLDYNLADLEALQPVVDGKASLVVTANRASDILAALALAKVFDVKLVLLGAAEGWMVADQLAEAQVPVVIDAINNLPISFSSLGARLDNAALLTKAGVKVAISGPDYAATHNLYLSRQSAGNAVAHGLPYEAALKSISSNVADIFSLDGGTLETGAVADIVIWSGDPLEVTSYPEQVLIAGVPQSLVTRSTRLRDRYSKPSKGHKFGYRH, from the coding sequence GTGAATAAACTAGTTGTTTTTTATATTCTGGCCCTGGGATTATGTTTCGGTAGCGCCCAGGCCGAAACCATCCTGATCAAAGGTGCTAAGGTTCATACCCTGTCCGATAAAGGTAGCCTGGACACCGCCGATATTTTGATTGCGGATGGCCGCATTGTGCAGGTGGGTTCCTCGTTGGATGCCTCTGCTGAGCGGGTAATCAATGCCAGTGGCAAGGTTGTGACTCCGGGGATTATCGCACCGATCTCCGAACTGGGCCTGGTGGAAATCAGTGCCGCCAGCACCACTAATGACCATTCGGTCACTGGCGAGAGTATCGGCAGTGCCTTCAATCCATTACCGGCCTATAATCCCAAGTCTACCTTGATACCGTTTAATCGCGCTGGTGGTGTCACCAGTGCTGTGGTGTTTCCCAGCATTAGTCCCTGGGACGGCGGAGCGGTGGAAGCCCAGCGGGTATTCGCCGGGCGCAGCTTTGCCATCAAGTTAAATAGTGAGTTCGACAGTGTCGAGGCTAGGGATGTTGCCCAGAAGGCCTATCTGGGAGAGGCCGGCGCACAGTTGGCCGGTGGCAGCCGTGCCAGTGCTTATGCCAAGGTGGAGAGCGCTCTGCGTGAGGCCCTGGAGTACCGGGAAAACCGTTCGGCCATTCGCCGTGGCGAGTGGCGTCAGCTGGACTACAATCTGGCCGATCTGGAAGCCCTGCAGCCGGTAGTGGATGGCAAGGCCTCCCTGGTGGTTACTGCGAACCGGGCCAGTGATATTCTCGCAGCCCTAGCGCTGGCAAAAGTCTTTGACGTAAAACTGGTGTTGTTGGGCGCGGCAGAGGGCTGGATGGTGGCGGATCAACTTGCCGAAGCCCAGGTGCCGGTGGTGATTGATGCGATCAACAACCTGCCGATCTCCTTCTCAAGCCTGGGTGCACGCCTGGACAATGCCGCTTTGTTGACCAAAGCTGGAGTCAAGGTGGCGATCAGCGGCCCGGACTATGCCGCCACACACAATCTCTATCTCTCGCGCCAATCCGCAGGTAACGCTGTCGCCCATGGTCTGCCTTACGAGGCAGCACTTAAATCCATCAGCAGCAATGTTGCCGATATCTTCAGCTTGGATGGCGGTACCCTGGAAACGGGCGCTGTTGCGGATATTGTTATCTGGAGCGGTGACCCACTGGAAGTCACCAGTTACCCGGAACAGGTGCTGATTGCCGGGGTTCCCCAGTCTCTGGTGACCCGCTCCACCCGCCTGCGCGACCGTTACTCGAAGCCATCCAAGGGCCACAAGTTTGGCTATCGGCATTGA
- a CDS encoding MAPEG family protein: protein MVNVTALYTGLCAILMIYLASRVVQFRRMKKVGMGSGNDLFNEVRVRVHANANEYIPIALLLLLVAELGGLAAVWLHIFGIAFLLSRICHAYGLTAGKGGTHMGRFWGTLISWLVIVALAIVNIVMAVMTL, encoded by the coding sequence ATGGTCAATGTAACAGCTCTTTATACTGGTCTTTGCGCAATTTTAATGATCTATCTTGCCAGCAGGGTGGTGCAGTTTCGCCGCATGAAAAAGGTCGGAATGGGGAGCGGTAATGATCTGTTCAATGAGGTTCGGGTGAGAGTGCATGCCAATGCCAACGAATATATTCCCATAGCACTACTGTTGCTGCTGGTCGCTGAGTTGGGCGGTCTGGCCGCGGTATGGCTACACATATTTGGCATTGCATTTCTTCTGTCCAGGATATGCCACGCCTATGGTCTGACAGCAGGCAAGGGTGGAACTCATATGGGGCGTTTCTGGGGTACGCTGATCAGTTGGCTAGTAATAGTGGCTCTGGCGATCGTCAATATCGTTATGGCTGTGATGACGCTGTAA
- a CDS encoding YebG family protein, producing the protein MAVVAVWKCDRDGAMFDNKKEAEEHDKMLELAANITALIERHIDGINEQTGEEIGLLLARHRDALAKACKGKPEVLLEQKENSAQEGGEETVTPFAANQ; encoded by the coding sequence ATGGCCGTAGTAGCTGTTTGGAAATGTGATCGAGACGGAGCAATGTTCGACAACAAAAAAGAGGCTGAAGAACACGACAAAATGCTGGAGTTGGCCGCCAACATTACCGCGCTGATTGAGCGCCATATTGACGGCATCAATGAACAGACCGGAGAAGAGATAGGCTTATTGTTGGCCAGGCATCGCGACGCACTGGCCAAGGCCTGCAAGGGCAAACCGGAGGTTCTGCTGGAACAAAAAGAGAATAGTGCGCAGGAAGGCGGGGAGGAAACCGTTACCCCATTTGCGGCAAATCAGTAG
- a CDS encoding LysE family translocator: MDLLSWLSLAGICALGAMSPGPSLLIVLRNAASGWRQGLACAIAHGAGVAIYATLTVFGLAVLIIRSELLFGILQWAGAAMLVYLGWKALSGTAQGYRAVNLEANHQSLRRSIAQGFGVAFFNPKVAIFFTALFSQFVSEQQALATKLGMAALVSGVDALWYCMIVLAVHASRKRQLLSKLLGQRIQQLFGLLLIALAARLLLSV, from the coding sequence ATGGATTTACTCAGTTGGTTGTCTCTTGCAGGTATCTGCGCACTGGGAGCCATGTCGCCCGGTCCCAGCCTGCTGATCGTGTTGCGCAATGCCGCTTCCGGCTGGCGGCAGGGACTTGCCTGCGCCATTGCCCATGGCGCCGGTGTCGCAATCTATGCAACACTGACCGTTTTTGGCTTGGCAGTGCTCATAATCCGCTCTGAGCTTTTATTTGGCATCCTGCAGTGGGCTGGTGCCGCCATGTTGGTGTATCTGGGCTGGAAAGCTCTGAGCGGCACCGCTCAGGGTTACCGTGCAGTCAATCTGGAAGCCAATCACCAGAGTCTTCGGCGCTCGATCGCCCAGGGTTTCGGCGTTGCCTTTTTTAATCCCAAAGTTGCTATCTTCTTCACCGCCCTGTTCAGCCAGTTCGTGTCAGAGCAACAGGCACTGGCGACCAAACTGGGCATGGCCGCTTTGGTGTCCGGAGTGGATGCACTTTGGTACTGTATGATTGTTTTGGCTGTTCACGCCAGCCGCAAGCGGCAACTGCTGAGTAAACTCCTGGGGCAGCGTATACAACAACTGTTTGGCTTGTTACTGATTGCCCTTGCCGCACGGCTCCTGCTGTCTGTTTAG